The following coding sequences lie in one Steroidobacter denitrificans genomic window:
- a CDS encoding MaoC family dehydratase, giving the protein MTQLFDSVAGVLAAVGRDLGVTEWMTLTQERINRFADATDDHQWIHVDEARAAEGPFGGCVAHGYLTLSLANKFLPELVAYEGLKMGVNYGCERVRFPAPVRAGSRIRGRGEVVAAEKVKGDGVQVIIRITVEIEGGDKPACVVDTISRLYF; this is encoded by the coding sequence ATGACGCAGCTGTTCGATTCGGTGGCGGGTGTACTTGCGGCAGTGGGCCGTGATCTGGGTGTCACCGAATGGATGACGCTCACTCAGGAGCGCATCAACCGTTTCGCGGATGCTACCGACGATCATCAATGGATTCACGTGGACGAGGCGCGGGCGGCCGAAGGTCCGTTCGGCGGCTGTGTGGCGCACGGCTACCTGACGCTGAGTCTTGCCAACAAATTCCTGCCGGAACTGGTAGCGTACGAGGGCTTGAAGATGGGCGTCAACTATGGCTGCGAGCGGGTACGGTTTCCTGCCCCCGTGCGGGCCGGATCGCGCATCCGCGGTCGCGGTGAGGTGGTTGCCGCCGAGAAGGTCAAGGGCGATGGTGTGCAGGTCATCATCCGCATCACGGTCGAGATCGAAGGCGGCGACAAGCCCGCCTGCGTCGTCGATACGATCAGCCGATTATATTTTTGA
- a CDS encoding SDR family oxidoreductase — MRPPPEYVPAHALLRDKTVLVTAAAGAGIGFAAAKRCAEENCRALVISDTHERRLAEAVAAIRKETGLEAVYGQLCDISQEEQVQGLFEFAAARLGGVDVLINNAGLGTSKSIVEMQDEEWAKVIDVTLTGTFRMIRAALKVMRPRGRGVIVNNASVLGWRAQAEQAHYAAAKAGVMALTRCAAIEAAEFGIRVNAVAPSIAIHAFLRKSASDELLSQLVAREAFGRGAEPWEVANVMVFLASDYSSYMTGEVVSVSSQRA, encoded by the coding sequence ATGAGACCACCTCCTGAGTATGTACCCGCGCATGCATTGCTGCGCGACAAGACCGTGCTGGTGACCGCTGCGGCCGGTGCTGGAATCGGCTTTGCGGCCGCGAAACGATGCGCCGAAGAAAACTGCCGGGCCTTGGTCATCAGCGACACTCATGAACGCCGGCTCGCCGAGGCCGTGGCCGCGATTCGCAAGGAGACAGGACTGGAGGCCGTGTATGGTCAGCTCTGCGATATTTCCCAGGAGGAGCAGGTCCAGGGGCTGTTCGAGTTCGCCGCAGCCAGGCTTGGCGGAGTCGATGTGTTGATCAACAACGCGGGTCTGGGCACTAGCAAAAGCATCGTCGAGATGCAGGATGAGGAGTGGGCCAAGGTCATCGATGTCACGCTGACCGGCACGTTCCGCATGATCCGGGCAGCGCTCAAGGTCATGCGCCCGCGCGGACGCGGTGTGATCGTCAACAATGCCTCGGTGCTCGGCTGGCGCGCCCAGGCCGAACAGGCTCACTATGCGGCCGCCAAGGCGGGTGTGATGGCGTTGACGCGCTGTGCGGCCATCGAGGCCGCAGAGTTCGGGATACGGGTCAATGCCGTGGCGCCGTCGATCGCCATCCATGCCTTCCTGCGCAAATCCGCATCGGATGAATTGCTTTCCCAACTAGTGGCTCGTGAGGCTTTCGGGCGCGGCGCCGAACCCTGGGAAGTGGCCAACGTGATGGTCTTTCTGGCCAGCGACTATTCGTCTTACATGACTGGCGAGGTGGTCTCGGTCAGCTCGCAGCGTGCCTGA
- a CDS encoding acyl-CoA dehydrogenase family protein: protein MTDIGHKAFRAEVLAWMQAHLQGEFEPLRGRGGLGDAGYDPELAKRWEQQLAQGGWVGIGWPRQHGGRELPLSQQVAFHEEYVRAGGPGRLGHIGETLLAPTLMAFGTPAQQQRFLPGIRSGTQYWAQGYSEPSAGSDLANVQTRARLDGDHWVIDGQKIWTSWAHQSDWIFVVARCEPGSRRHHGLVMLLVPLRQVGVTIRPIRQITGESEFNEVFFDGARTEASLHLGTPGEGWKVAMALLGFERGVSTLGQQAGFERELACLIEVARRNGAARDPLLRQRIAQAAVTLDALRCNALRVLAQDDAGAGSAPVSREAYIAKYAWSNWRRDFGRLAADVLGAAALLTDEDPLTQKLQRIWLFSRSDTIYAGTNEIQLNLIAERALGMPR, encoded by the coding sequence ATGACGGACATCGGTCACAAGGCGTTTCGCGCCGAGGTGCTCGCCTGGATGCAGGCGCATCTGCAAGGCGAGTTCGAACCGTTGCGCGGTCGCGGTGGACTGGGCGACGCCGGTTACGATCCCGAGCTTGCCAAGCGCTGGGAGCAGCAGCTCGCACAGGGTGGCTGGGTGGGCATCGGTTGGCCCAGACAGCATGGTGGGCGTGAGTTGCCATTATCTCAGCAGGTGGCATTTCACGAAGAATACGTGCGCGCCGGCGGTCCGGGACGCCTTGGGCATATCGGCGAGACCTTGCTGGCGCCCACGCTGATGGCGTTCGGTACGCCGGCACAGCAGCAGCGCTTCCTGCCCGGTATTCGCTCGGGCACGCAGTACTGGGCCCAGGGCTATTCCGAGCCGAGTGCCGGTTCTGATCTGGCAAATGTGCAGACTCGCGCCCGCCTCGACGGTGATCACTGGGTCATCGACGGCCAGAAGATCTGGACCTCCTGGGCGCACCAATCGGACTGGATTTTCGTGGTCGCACGCTGCGAGCCCGGCTCACGGCGCCACCATGGCTTGGTGATGTTGCTGGTACCGTTGCGGCAGGTGGGCGTCACGATCCGGCCGATCAGGCAGATCACCGGCGAGTCGGAATTCAACGAAGTGTTCTTCGACGGTGCGCGCACGGAGGCGTCACTGCATCTGGGAACCCCCGGCGAAGGCTGGAAAGTGGCGATGGCGCTGCTCGGCTTCGAGCGCGGGGTGTCGACACTGGGCCAGCAGGCAGGGTTCGAGCGTGAATTGGCGTGTCTCATCGAGGTGGCCCGGCGCAATGGTGCGGCGCGTGATCCGCTGCTGCGCCAGCGCATCGCACAGGCCGCGGTGACGCTCGATGCGCTGCGCTGCAATGCATTGCGCGTGCTCGCCCAGGACGATGCTGGCGCGGGCAGCGCGCCGGTGTCGCGCGAAGCCTATATTGCCAAATATGCCTGGTCGAACTGGCGCCGCGACTTCGGCCGCCTTGCAGCCGACGTGCTCGGTGCAGCAGCCTTGCTCACCGATGAGGATCCGTTGACACAAAAACTGCAGCGGATCTGGTTGTTCAGCCGTTCCGATACGATCTACGCGGGCACCAACGAGATCCAGCTCAACTTGATCGCCGAGCGCGCGCTCGGCATGCCACGCTGA
- a CDS encoding MBL fold metallo-hydrolase, with translation MTSLTFPFKAPACNGELIDVVPGCIKWLRMPLPMALDHINLYLVRDGEGWRMIDTGFDTAATRELWTRILPRLDAPITGIVCTHHHGDHCGLAGWLTEKLRVPLYMSRAEYFAMRLVHDTSFDSWEERTYFRHAGMSEAQVAELPQALQLFALASPPARAYRRLREGETLVIGSHQWQLRGGEGHSPEHISLYCSELGVLLSGDQLLGRISPNVGVLPFEPEANPLKDWLISLEHIGELPEETLVLPAHELPFYGLRTRARELQQHHFRVLERVLTHCAERPDTAYGLSQRLFPGRSAALENILAVGETMAHLAYLLKQCRVQRILTAQDSYRYQVCGI, from the coding sequence ATGACATCGCTCACTTTTCCGTTCAAGGCGCCCGCCTGCAATGGCGAGTTGATCGACGTCGTGCCGGGCTGCATCAAGTGGCTGCGCATGCCGCTGCCGATGGCCCTCGACCACATCAATCTCTATTTGGTGCGCGACGGCGAAGGCTGGCGCATGATCGACACCGGCTTCGATACCGCCGCCACGCGTGAGCTGTGGACGCGGATCCTGCCCCGCCTGGATGCACCGATCACCGGCATCGTCTGTACGCATCATCACGGTGATCATTGCGGCTTGGCGGGCTGGCTGACGGAGAAGCTGCGCGTGCCGCTGTACATGAGCCGTGCCGAATATTTCGCCATGCGCCTGGTGCACGACACGTCCTTCGATTCATGGGAAGAACGGACTTACTTCAGACATGCCGGTATGAGCGAGGCACAAGTGGCCGAGTTGCCGCAGGCCTTGCAGCTGTTCGCCCTGGCATCCCCCCCGGCGCGGGCCTATCGACGGCTGCGCGAGGGTGAAACCTTGGTCATCGGCAGCCACCAGTGGCAGTTGCGCGGCGGCGAAGGCCATTCACCCGAACATATCTCGCTTTATTGCAGCGAACTTGGCGTTTTGCTCAGTGGTGACCAACTGCTCGGGCGTATCAGTCCCAATGTCGGCGTGCTGCCTTTCGAGCCCGAGGCCAACCCGCTGAAGGATTGGCTGATCTCCCTGGAGCACATCGGCGAGTTGCCGGAGGAGACGCTGGTGCTGCCGGCGCACGAACTGCCTTTCTATGGTCTGCGAACCCGGGCGCGTGAGCTGCAGCAGCATCATTTCAGGGTACTCGAGCGCGTGTTGACTCATTGTGCAGAGCGACCCGATACGGCCTACGGTCTGTCGCAGCGGCTATTCCCCGGCCGATCCGCGGCGCTGGAGAATATCCTGGCCGTCGGTGAGACCATGGCGCATCTGGCTTATCTGCTCAAGCAGTGTCGCGTGCAGCGTATCTTGACTGCCCAGGACAGCTACCGGTACCAGGTTTGCGGTATCTGA